A single window of Halotalea alkalilenta DNA harbors:
- a CDS encoding DUF1993 domain-containing protein codes for MSDSSVILHDVSVGALLGGLRTLRHLLDKAEECVAAGAFTEARLLEARLAADMDPFRRQIQHASDTAKACVMRLAGRSVPSLDDTESSLHELRERIGKTEEILRQIVPADLIGGEARTIKVNFRRRWVTFDGASYLVEFALPNFFFHVTTAYAILRHLGAKVGKLDYLIDVAHRREQPLREGSTKDAPVHVVRPRKH; via the coding sequence ATGAGCGATTCTTCTGTGATCCTGCATGACGTTTCTGTTGGCGCATTGCTGGGAGGCTTGCGGACCCTCCGTCATTTACTGGACAAGGCAGAGGAATGCGTGGCCGCCGGTGCGTTCACCGAGGCGCGGCTGCTTGAGGCGCGGTTGGCTGCAGATATGGATCCGTTCCGTCGGCAGATCCAGCATGCCAGTGATACGGCCAAGGCCTGCGTCATGCGGCTTGCCGGTCGCAGTGTGCCCAGCCTGGATGACACGGAAAGTTCGTTGCACGAGCTGCGGGAACGTATCGGCAAGACCGAGGAAATCCTGCGCCAGATAGTGCCTGCCGATCTTATCGGCGGCGAAGCGCGGACGATCAAGGTCAATTTCAGGCGTCGCTGGGTGACCTTCGATGGGGCTTCATACCTGGTCGAGTTCGCGCTTCCCAACTTCTTCTTCCACGTGACGACCGCCTACGCAATCTTGCGCCACCTCGGTGCGAAGGTCGGGAAGCTGGACTATCTCATCGACGTCGCCCATCGCCGGGAACAACCGCTGCGCGAGGGAAGCACCAAGGACGCTCCGGTGCATGTCGTCCGGCCACGCAAACATTAA
- a CDS encoding NADPH-dependent F420 reductase, translating to MKIGIIGAHTVGMRLATEFERAGHDILMTNSGGLEGVREKLARQGGKAKITPATMPEVLDCELVVLAAPWITREEVLDPAHDWKDRILLDATNTYLSYPPNYRADDLKDDSGSEIIARLAPSARVVKAFNTLDFGVMFSPPPAGVQRVLFAAGDDGEALKTVCGLIKAIGFRPVALGTLATGGRLMELEAPLHLLELFAPEQEASA from the coding sequence ATGAAGATTGGCATCATCGGCGCCCATACCGTCGGTATGCGGCTTGCCACGGAGTTCGAGCGCGCCGGTCACGACATTCTGATGACGAACAGCGGCGGGCTTGAGGGCGTCAGGGAGAAGCTGGCACGCCAAGGTGGCAAAGCGAAGATCACGCCGGCGACGATGCCCGAGGTTCTGGACTGCGAACTGGTGGTTCTGGCCGCGCCTTGGATCACGCGCGAAGAGGTGTTGGATCCGGCTCATGACTGGAAGGACCGCATCCTCCTCGACGCGACGAACACGTATCTCAGCTATCCACCCAACTACCGGGCCGATGATCTGAAGGATGATTCGGGCAGCGAGATCATTGCGCGTCTCGCACCGTCTGCGCGGGTCGTCAAGGCATTCAACACGCTCGACTTCGGCGTCATGTTTTCGCCGCCGCCGGCAGGCGTTCAGCGAGTTCTGTTCGCGGCGGGCGACGATGGAGAGGCGCTCAAGACAGTCTGTGGACTGATCAAAGCGATTGGTTTTCGTCCGGTCGCGCTCGGCACCCTCGCCACCGGGGGGCGCCTCATGGAGCTGGAGGCCCCGCTGCACTTGCTTGAACTGTTCGCACCTGAACAGGAGGCATCGGCATGA
- a CDS encoding MFS transporter has protein sequence MPAAIWALAIAAFGIGTTEFVIAGLLPSVAAEFGITISAAGYMATSYALGVFVGAPLLIILGARLPQKVMLISLMGFFVVGNLITALAPSFAWALAGRVVTSLTHGAFIGIGSVLAADLVAPNRRTSAIAFMFTGMTAANLLGVPAGTWLGQAVTWRATFLAITIIGVGTTVALAILLPKSRQHDVPNMRYEFAAFLDVQVLIAMGITVLGPAAFFTSITYIAPMMTELAGYSEHGVTGILFLFGLGLVVGNILGGKLADRALMPLLYTSLAAQAIVLFAFFFVVESRAASAVCVLLMAGFGFATVSPIQRLVMDKARSAGAPNLAASVNIGLFNLGNAIGAWLGGWVIAHGFGYASPNWAGGLLSTAALALALASGWLTNSRLQKHRRSIGCSTS, from the coding sequence ATGCCCGCTGCCATCTGGGCACTCGCCATTGCGGCCTTCGGCATTGGCACTACCGAGTTCGTCATCGCCGGTTTGCTGCCCAGCGTTGCGGCCGAGTTCGGCATCACGATCTCGGCCGCGGGATACATGGCGACCAGCTACGCACTTGGCGTCTTTGTTGGCGCACCGCTGCTCATCATCCTGGGAGCGCGGTTGCCGCAAAAGGTGATGCTGATTTCGTTGATGGGGTTCTTCGTCGTGGGAAACCTGATCACCGCATTGGCCCCGAGCTTTGCCTGGGCCTTGGCCGGCCGCGTCGTCACCTCGCTGACGCACGGAGCCTTCATCGGCATTGGCTCGGTCCTGGCAGCGGATCTGGTGGCGCCAAACCGCCGTACCAGTGCCATCGCCTTCATGTTTACCGGAATGACGGCTGCCAATCTGCTAGGTGTTCCCGCTGGCACTTGGCTCGGACAGGCCGTCACCTGGCGTGCGACTTTCTTGGCGATCACCATAATCGGCGTGGGAACGACGGTCGCTCTCGCGATACTGCTGCCCAAGAGCAGACAGCACGACGTTCCCAACATGCGCTACGAGTTCGCTGCTTTTCTGGACGTGCAGGTGTTGATTGCAATGGGCATCACTGTGCTCGGCCCGGCAGCATTCTTCACCTCGATCACTTACATCGCACCGATGATGACGGAGCTTGCTGGTTACAGCGAACACGGCGTGACTGGCATCTTGTTCTTGTTCGGCCTGGGCTTGGTGGTTGGAAACATCCTGGGCGGAAAGCTGGCTGACCGCGCATTGATGCCGTTGCTGTACACCAGCCTGGCCGCGCAGGCAATCGTGCTCTTCGCATTCTTCTTCGTGGTGGAAAGTCGCGCGGCCTCGGCTGTGTGCGTACTGCTGATGGCTGGTTTCGGCTTTGCGACGGTCTCGCCGATCCAACGCCTGGTGATGGACAAGGCCAGAAGCGCAGGCGCGCCAAACTTGGCAGCGTCCGTCAACATCGGCCTGTTCAACCTGGGCAATGCCATCGGGGCTTGGCTGGGTGGTTGGGTCATCGCCCATGGGTTCGGTTATGCCTCTCCGAACTGGGCCGGCGGACTGCTATCCACGGCTGCGCTGGCGCTGGCGCTGGCGTCGGGTTGGCTGACGAACTCCCGCTTGCAAAAGCACAGACGTTCGATTGGCTGCTCAACGAGTTGA
- a CDS encoding DsbA family oxidoreductase: MLKIQFVSDISCTWCAIGLHSLQTALNRVGDAVGAEIVFEPFELNPGMPPGGQNLTEHVNQKYGSTPSQFAQSRAMFRARGEEVGFTFNLDEESRIYNTFDAHRLLHWAGLAGRQHALKILLFRAHFTDGRDPGDHNLLVALAAEAGLDPVEARRILDTDLFAAEVRAREREWIDRGVRSVPTIVFNEREAIVGGQSVDAFETLIRKLAGQPATG, encoded by the coding sequence ATGCTCAAAATCCAATTCGTCTCAGACATTTCCTGCACGTGGTGCGCGATCGGCCTGCATTCCCTGCAGACGGCGCTGAACCGTGTCGGCGATGCCGTTGGCGCCGAGATCGTGTTCGAGCCGTTCGAGCTGAATCCCGGCATGCCCCCCGGCGGGCAGAACCTGACTGAACACGTCAACCAGAAGTATGGCTCGACGCCCAGCCAGTTCGCCCAGAGCCGGGCGATGTTCCGCGCGCGTGGTGAAGAGGTCGGCTTCACCTTCAATCTCGACGAAGAAAGTCGCATCTACAACACGTTCGATGCGCATCGCTTGCTCCACTGGGCAGGTTTGGCAGGGCGCCAGCACGCATTGAAGATCCTGCTGTTCCGCGCTCACTTTACCGACGGTCGTGACCCGGGTGACCACAACCTGCTCGTGGCGCTGGCCGCCGAGGCCGGACTCGATCCCGTGGAGGCGCGCCGGATCCTGGACACTGACCTGTTCGCAGCCGAGGTTCGCGCACGCGAGCGGGAATGGATCGATCGTGGCGTTCGGTCGGTGCCGACCATCGTCTTCAACGAGCGCGAGGCGATCGTCGGCGGTCAGTCGGTCGACGCCTTCGAGACCTTGATACGCAAGCTGGCGGGGCAGCCGGCGACCGGGTGA
- a CDS encoding TetR/AcrR family transcriptional regulator has product MARPREFEEDQVLQAALQVFWDKGYEGTSLSDLLEAMGLTKSSLYKAFGSKEALFRRIVERYYRDFLGFRQEALAEPTPRRIVERLLYGMTELHRGALTPPGCLETNAAVACSADAEPIRLELARNRERFRLQLRDRLEETAAAGPLPPGMTSDDAASLIVSLIQGLAVQAKAGVSRETARQVVRAALLSWPEA; this is encoded by the coding sequence ATGGCACGTCCGCGAGAGTTTGAGGAAGACCAGGTTTTGCAGGCTGCCCTTCAGGTCTTCTGGGATAAGGGCTATGAGGGCACTTCGCTCAGTGACCTGCTGGAAGCGATGGGGCTGACCAAATCCAGCCTCTACAAGGCCTTCGGCAGCAAGGAGGCGCTCTTCCGGCGCATCGTCGAACGATACTATCGTGACTTTCTGGGTTTTCGGCAGGAAGCGCTTGCAGAGCCAACGCCGCGTCGCATCGTCGAGCGGCTGCTCTACGGAATGACGGAGTTGCATCGCGGCGCACTGACCCCGCCGGGCTGCCTCGAAACCAACGCCGCGGTGGCCTGCTCAGCGGACGCTGAGCCGATCAGGCTGGAACTGGCGCGCAACCGCGAGCGCTTCAGACTGCAGCTCCGCGACCGACTTGAAGAGACGGCGGCGGCGGGTCCGCTGCCGCCGGGCATGACCAGCGACGATGCCGCCTCGCTCATCGTCTCGTTGATCCAGGGCTTGGCCGTCCAGGCGAAAGCCGGCGTCTCGCGGGAGACTGCCCGCCAGGTCGTGCGTGCCGCTCTGCTGTCTTGGCCCGAAGCCTGA
- a CDS encoding DUF3363 domain-containing protein — translation MPGSSLDCDVARYIIFINSLRAPINGIGFSLVPWRPVIEQRLGQQLTATARGADVSWEVGRQRGPGIV, via the coding sequence CTGCCCGGTTCTTCGCTGGACTGCGACGTAGCTCGATACATCATTTTTATCAATAGCTTACGCGCGCCCATCAACGGCATAGGCTTCAGCCTGGTGCCGTGGCGGCCGGTGATCGAACAACGGCTGGGGCAGCAGCTCACTGCAACAGCGCGCGGCGCCGACGTGTCATGGGAAGTCGGACGGCAACGTGGCCCCGGAATTGTCTAG